One genomic window of Oncorhynchus kisutch isolate 150728-3 linkage group LG26, Okis_V2, whole genome shotgun sequence includes the following:
- the gpr18 gene encoding N-arachidonyl glycine receptor gives MGVDQNLSTVVDLNTSNITMEYSAARSVEQVPTEYRIAGLVFYCVIFTIGIVVNVTALWVFALTTKRRNSVSVYMINVAIVDLVFIILLPFRMVYYGQDYWPFGDIFCRVSAALTVFYPCMALWLFALISTDRYVAIIQPKHSKELKNIPKALVACIGVWIMTLGSTVPLLFPDHDPDRSSNFTTCIKMRDIIHLRTDNPVHFTRLAFFFLVPTCIMIGCYVVIVDNLVHGRTSKLKPKVKQKSIRIIITLIVQVLVCFVPFHVCLVVLLLDGGDGSNYSTWGAFTTFLMNLSTVLDIILYYIVSKQFQDRVISVILYRNYLRSVRRKSRRTHTGSVRSLSNLTSAMI, from the coding sequence ATGGGAGTGGATCAGAACTTATCTACAGTAGTGGACCTGAACACATCTAATATAACCATGGAGTACAGCGCAGCCCGCTCAGTGGAACAGGTCCCTACAGAATACCGCATCGCAGGCCTGGTCTTCTACTGTGTCATCTTCACCATTGGCATAGTGGTCAACGTCACCGCATTATGGGTATTTGCCTTGACCACCAAGAGGAGGAACTCCGTCTCGGTCTACATGATCAACGTGGCCATAGTGGATCTCGTCTTTATCATCCTTCTCCCCTTCCGGATGGTTTACTATGGCCAGGACTACTGGCCGTTTGGAGACATCTTCTGTCGGGTCAGCGCGGCTCTGACTGTCTTCTACCCCTGCATGGCCCTGTGGCTCTTCGCCCTGATCAGCACTGACCGCTACGTGGCCATCATCCAGCCCAAACACAGCAAGGAGCTCAAGAACATCCCCAAAGCCCTGGTAGCATGCATCGGGGTGTGGATCATGACCCTGGGTAGCACTGTCCCCTTGCTCTTCCCAGACCACGACCCGGATCGCTCCTCCAACTTCACCACCTGCATCAAGATGCGTGACATCATCCACCTGCGAACGGACAACCCCGTCCACTTCACACGCCTGGCATTCTTCTTCCTGGTGCCAACCTGTATCATGATTGGTTGCTATGTGGTCATCGTGGATAATCTCGTCCACGGACGGACTTCCAAGCTCAAGCCCAAGGTCAAGCAGAAGTCCATCAGGATCATCATCACGCTCATCGTCCAGGTGCTGGTGTGTTTCGTGCCCTTCCACGTTTGTTTGGTGGTTCTGTTGCTGGACGGTGGTGATGGTTCGAACTACAGCACGTGGGGGGCCTTTACAACATTCCTGATGAACCTGAGTACAGTTCTGGACATTATTCTTTACTACATTGTCTCCAAGCAGTTCCAAGATAGAGTGATCAGTGTGATTCTGTACAGGAACTACCTGCGTAGCGTACGGAGGAAgagcagacgcacacacacagggagtgtgAGGTCGCTCAGTAACTTGACCAGCGCCATGATCTAA